From one Dermacentor variabilis isolate Ectoservices chromosome 3, ASM5094787v1, whole genome shotgun sequence genomic stretch:
- the RfC3 gene encoding replication factor C subunit RfC3 translates to MSTSTTNLPWVEKYRPQKLDDLIAHEDIISTIGRFIKEDKLPHLLFYGPPGTGKTSTILACAQQIYSPREFSSKVLELNASDDRGIGIVRGEILSFASTKTIFNSGFKLIVLDEADAMTNDAQNALRRVIEKFTENARFCLICNYLSKIIPALQSRCTRFRFGPLTASQMSPRIDHVITQERLTVTADGKKALMDLAQGDMRKALNILQSTSMAFDEVNETNVYLCVGHPLKEDISDIVSTLLNEDFAFSYNHINKLKVAKGLALQDVLTQVHLYVHRVELPDKVKMYLIDKMAEIEYRLAAGTSEKIQLSSLISAFQVARQLAT, encoded by the exons ATGAGTACTTCTACTACAAACTTACCATG GGTCGAGAAGTACAGGCCTCAAAAATTGGACGACTTAATCGCACACGAAGACATAATTAGCACAA TTGGAAGGTTTATAAAAGAAGACAAGCTGCCGCACTTGCTATTCTATGGGCCTCCGGGGACAGGCAAAACATCTACCATACTGGCATGCGCCCAGCAGATCTACAGTCCCAGAGAATTTAGCTCCAAAGTACTTGAG CTCAATGCATCAGATGACAGAGGAATCGGTATTGTCCGTGGGGAGATCTTGAGCTTTGCAAGCACAAAAACAATATTCAA CTCTGGTTTCAAGCTGATTGTGCTTGATGAAGCTGACGCTATGACAAATGATGCACAAAATGCATTACGTCGAG TGATAGAGAAGTTTACGGAAAATGCCCGGTTCTGCCTCATCTGCAACTACCTCTCCAAGATCATACCAGCCTTGCAGTCACGATGCACTCGGTTTCGATTTGGGCCTCTCACAGCTTCCCAAATGTCACCTCGTATCGATCATGTAATCACCCAAGAAAG GCTGACCGTCACAGCTGATGGCAAGAAAGCACTCATGGATCTGGCCCAAGGTGACATGAGGAAAGCACTGAACATTCTTCAG AGCACAAGCATGGCCTTTGACGAGGTGAATGAGACCAATGTCTACCTGTGTGTGGGTCACCCACTCAAGGAAGATATCAGCGACATTGTCAGCACCCTGCTCAACGAGGACTTCGCTTTCTCCTACAACC ACATCAACAAGCTAAAAGTGGCAAAAGGCTTGGCTCTTCAAGATGTACTAACACAGGTCCATTTGTATGTCCATAGAG TTGAACTTCCAGATAAAGTGAAGATGTACCTGATTGACAAAATGGCAGAAATTGA aTATCGACTTGCAGCTGGCACGAGTGAAAAGATTCAGCTAAGTTCACTCATCTCAGCATTCCAGGTTGCCAGACAGTTGGCTACATAA